The Oleispira antarctica RB-8 genome contains the following window.
AAAGATAAAGACCTGCAAAAATAATGTATCCATATCGCTACCCGACTGTGGATACAACTTGCCTACATCAACCAGATAAAATAATGATACTGATTTTTCTTGTGCATCTAATTCTGCTTTAGCGATATGAAGACGGATATTGTCGTATTCTATTTCGTATAAGATGACTTCTTCGTGAATTTCTTTTTCGACATGATCAATAAGAGGCCAATGACTTAAACCCTCAAAATCTTTTTTAAGCATTTCTATTTTAAGGTCATATTTTTTTGTTACATAATCCATTAATTCAGATTCTGAACCTATAAAAATATCTTTGCCAATAGCACCTAAGTTTTCAATAAACTGATTATCTTTTTTATATTCATCAGCCCAAACTTTAGCACTATGGGCAAGATGTAAATTAAATACATCATCTTGGCTTTCTTCTGTTACTAGCACTAATAACTGGGTATAGCTTAGGTTAACAATGAATGCGAATAGAATGCACATGGCAATAATACGAAACCGTATACTCTGGAATATATTCATACGATGGCCATCCTTAAACCACGACCTTGAACAGTATGAATTAACTGTACCGCGAAAGGTTTATCGATTTTCTGCCGAAGCTTATAGATATGGCTTCGTAGTGAATCACTATCGGGGCTAGCATCTCCCCAAAGTTCATATTCTAATTGTTGGCGTGTGACGACATTTGGAGAGTTTTTAATGAGTAAAAGTAACATTTTATAATTATTAGGCGTAAGCGAAATAACGCTATTATCTCGTACAACTTCTTCTGTATCTATATTAACGGCCAAGTCACCCAAAGTTAACATTCGTTTGTTCTGCCCTTGATACCGTTTAGCGATGGCCTGAATACGAACATACAGCTCTTGCAATTCAAAAGGCTTTACTAAGTAATCATCAGCTCCCGAATCAAAGCCCGCTAATTTATCTTGTAAAGTATCACGCGCTGTTAAGAAAATAATTGGGCGAGTGTCTTGCTTGTCTTCTCGCAATGTTCTGCATAACTGCAACCCAGATATTCCTGGCATGGATACATCTAGAATATATAAATCATATTCATGCAATACCGCCTGATTGAGACCTGTCAGTCCGTCATAGGCGAAATCACATACCATTCCTTTCATTTCCAGATATTCTGAAACGGATGCAGCAATGTCTCTATTATCTTCAACCAATAAAATACGCATGTACAACTACCCTAATAAGTTAGTGATATAACTATATTGATCATTACTCAACCATCAGATGTGTGTATTTGAATTCTACGCCAGTGCGATCTCAAACATCACATAGCGATAGTTCTTTTTTAATGCGACGAGCGTTTCTTTCTTTAGATATTCTAGTTGTTCAAAACCAATTTCATCAATATCCTGAGCACTGACATAAGCCACAATAAAATAGTTGCTGCCCGTCTTGGAAATATAACTGCTCTTCATAAGATCAAAGGTCAGCACTTCTTTCAGTATCGCTTCAATCTTTTGTTTTTCATTCTTATTTTGTAACGTGCCACCGGCCATCTCGACAAAAGAATCCCGAGCTAATATAACGGGGTCTTTTACTAAAAATAAGACTAGAACAATGACTAAAATCGCATCACCCGTAAAATAAAGAAAACCAAATCGGCCATCGATATCCAAAAATCCAATCGAAAAAAGTACGATGCCAGTCAAAAAAGACATGATGGCATCGGTCTTTGAACCTATGTATTCAGCTCTTAATATCATACTCGAATTGTTGACTTTTTTGTTCTCATGCTGGCAATACCATGCCAAAGGAATACACATTGAAAGCATCACAATCGTATAAATTAATACCGTGCTGGTATTCAGAACATTCACTGGCGAATCATTCAAATAATGAGAAATTCTAGAAATACTCATTATCAGCGCCACCAGCAAAATACCAATAACCATCAGTCCTTTACCAAACGAAAACAATGCCTCGTAAACATACTGACCAAAAGGAAACGTTTCCGTTAACTTAGTTTTAATCAGCGTAATGCGAATAGCGATTAGTGTGACAAAAAAGGCAATAAACGAATAGTTTCCGTCTAGTAGAATGGCTTGGGAATTGGAATAGTGGTAAGCCAACCAACCACTGAACGCCATCATTAGGTTGATGACTGCGCTGGCGTACAACGCCTTTTTTTCTGCAATATGACCTGTCATAACACTATCTCAACAACATATTTACAGCTTTAGCTTTGCGCCAGCTGCAATTTAATCTTTTCTAATTTCTATAGGTAATGCGATGGCACCTGTCTATAAGATAAAGCTGACCAATGCGATGAATTGCCAAATGACATAGAGCATTCCATATCGTTATGAAAAATTTCACTTAACATATAGCGCTATATTACCAGCTAGGTGTTTGTTTCAATAGTTAATGAACCTCTAATGAAGCTCTAATGAAGCGCCAATGAGCAATTACAAGCATTAAAACTCAATATGTCAGTATGTCAGCTAAAACTTGACCATTAAGTAAATTATTAGCTTTTAATCGATTGCATAATAAGTATACAATTGGTTACATTATGTAATTATCATCATTGTATTCTCTTAAAACCAGCGTTTAGCGAGGCGAATACAATGTAAGACACATGGAGTGAATGCGCATGGAAAGGTTAAGGTTTAAATTCGAAGTAGCACGTCCCTATTTTTTCGTCTTGTTATTTATCTGCTGTATAACCCTATTAGCAGGTTGTAATACTAGCGATAATTCAACAAAGTCCGATAGTCCAGATCCCGATGATTCCGCAGAAATAAGCCAAACAGAATCAACAATGAATTTCTCTGTGGGCGCCCAACAATCCAGCTCTAATCAGTATCAATCTTCTTCAATCATTGGAGAGATAGCAGGAAGCAAGATGGAAAGTCAAAAATATAAACTTACCGCGGCATTTGTCGTTCCCAATAAAACATCTAATAAACAAGGGCTATAAATTCATGAAAAATAACACTCATAATTATTTTAGTCGTGGACTAAAAGCTGCTTGTCTCTTTCTCTGTGTATTAATGCCACTCAGTTCTTTTGCTGATATACCAAAGACCTTAAGCATTCAGGGTCAAGTAGATGACATCAATCAGGGGACGGGTCTACAGGGTAACTTCGACGTACGTTTTACGCTTTATGACCTCTCTGGCAGAAGCACTCAATATATGAACCTTGGTAATGCATATGTTGATCCTACTGGTAGTGGTGCTAGCGTAATTTGGACGAGTATTATTAATGTAGCATTCGACAATGGACTATATTCAGCCCAGCTAGGTGCGAATATTCCATTTCCTGATGATGCTTTTATTAGTGAAAATGAAGTACTGGGCATTCAAATTAGTGATGATGATGAACTTGCACCTCGCATGACACTCAATGCAATTCCATTCGCGATAAGAGCAAACATTAGTAGCAATGTAGATGGCGATATTACACCGCGCTCAGTGAGTATTGCTGACGAGTGGGGAAATGCGATGCTGGTCATTGATGAAAATGGTCAATGGCAAGGTCATAGCGCTGGACTCACTGGTGCTCAAGGTCCTAAAGGAGATAAAGGTGACAACGGTGCAGCTGGGGTTGCGGGTAGTGCCGGAGCTCAAGGTCCTAAGGGAGATAAAGGTGACAACGGTATAGCTGGGGTTGCGGGTAGTGCCGGAGCTCAAGGTCCTAAGGGAGATAAAGGTGACAACGGTATAGCTGGGGTTGCGGGTATTGCCGGAGCTCAAGGTCCTAAGGGGGATAAAGGTGACGACGGTGTTGCTGGCGCTCAAGGTCCTAAAGGAGATAAAGGTGATACTGGAGCCGGTGGGCTTTCTGGTTCTAATGGTTTGCCCGGGCTTGTTGGTAGTAGTGTCGTGAGCACGAAACAATGTACTTCAGGAACAACCTGCTCTTGTGATGCAAATACTCTATTAATTGGAGGTGGGGCTGCCTGTAGCAAAAATCAGTATCTCTATAAATCTCAACCCATTATTAATAGCAAAACATCATGGGAAGCCACTTGCGAAGTATTTAGTACTGGTGCAGATGCCGACCCAGTATCAATTAATCTTCTTTGCGCAACCGATAACGATGCATAAGGTTAAAGGGGTTAATATGCTTATTCAAAGAAGAGGCTTTTTAAAAGGACTAGGCTTAGCAACGTGTGCTGGCCTCAGTTTAGAACCGTGTTTTGCATCGATGGTATCTCTGCCTAAAGGGCAATCTAAGGATGTTAAATTTTTTTCGGACAAGCGTATTTTAGCCTTAAGTGAACGCTACGATATTATCTTAGATTCGTTCGGTAGCACTGCGGAACTGATTGATATTCTAGGGCAGAAAGCATCATTAAAACGCCCGAATATTAATCCGCTTGCGCCAGCCACTATGCCCCACTACGTATCGGCTACACATGTATTCGATGATTCGATTGTTTTATTAGATAAGTCACACCGTCAGCTGGATTTTTTTCAGCACGGTAATTTCCAAAAAAGCATCGATTTATCATCGTATACGCAAAACCCGAGTCAGATATACCAAGATGGTGGGTCATTATGGATTATCGACAGCGCAACTCATTCTGCCATTTCAATGGATATTAACGGTCGAATAATTAGCCAGTTTGGGCAACTAGGTACTGAGTCGGGGCGACTAAATGCTCCTATAGATATTGCTGTAGATCAAGATGGTTTAACGCATATTTTAGAGATGGGAAATCAACGTATCAGTGTTTGGAGTAAGCAAGGGAAATGGCAAGGCAGCTATGGTGAGAAGTCGCTAACCGCTGGCAGCCGTAAATTAGTATTGAACGATCATGCAAATCAAACACTGGTTATCGATAGCTGGAAGCAGACGTTATTGTCCCTTGATCCTATGGGCAAGCATGATATTGCACTGCCGTTTGACGGACTAACCCCTGAACGCTTCACCAGCTTAACCTACCTATCAACTGCACCGGGCAAAAGCCTGTATTTATCCGCTTGAGGTATAGCAATTATGTCTGATCCATTTATCGCAGAAATACGAATGGTGGCTTGTAACTTTGCACCGCGAAGTTGGGCCGAGTGCAATGGGCAAATCTTACCTATTGCTCAAAATACAGCACTGTTTGCGCTAATAGGAACAAATTATGGCGGCGATGGAAGAACAACGATGGGCCTGCCTGACTTGCAAGGGCGATCTCCCATGCACCCAGGAAATGGGCCAGGGTTATCATCCCGCCGCCTTGGTGAGAAAGTTAATGCCAGCCCGAGTACCACTAATATCATTACAAGCGTAACGGTAGATCGTGGTTTGGCGCATACAGAAACCACTGAGCAAGTCATCGTATACCCTACAGCAGGCGCTAATGGCATACATAATCATGC
Protein-coding sequences here:
- a CDS encoding Two component transcriptional regulator, winged helix family precursor — its product is MRILLVEDNRDIAASVSEYLEMKGMVCDFAYDGLTGLNQAVLHEYDLYILDVSMPGISGLQLCRTLREDKQDTRPIIFLTARDTLQDKLAGFDSGADDYLVKPFELQELYVRIQAIAKRYQGQNKRMLTLGDLAVNIDTEEVVRDNSVISLTPNNYKMLLLLIKNSPNVVTRQQLEYELWGDASPDSDSLRSHIYKLRQKIDKPFAVQLIHTVQGRGLRMAIV
- a CDS encoding Phage Tail Collar; the protein is MSDPFIAEIRMVACNFAPRSWAECNGQILPIAQNTALFALIGTNYGGDGRTTMGLPDLQGRSPMHPGNGPGLSSRRLGEKVNASPSTTNIITSVTVDRGLAHTETTEQVIVYPTAGANGIHNHAALGLKFLIALQGLFPSRS